GGTTGCGTGACAATCAGGCGCAAGGGATCGGATGCCGCCAGCGTGTCGCTGGCATGCACCGGGCCGCATAGCAGCAGGCTGCAGAGCAGGGCCGGCAACCAGTTGAGAACAGAGGACCTAGTCATCGCCGGCCGCCTCGCGGATCTCGACAGCCTGCACCTGTGGCATTTGCCGCAGTTCGCTGGCAAGGCGTTGCGGCTCCTGCCTGTCGGCCAGCGGGATCTCCAGCAGGATCGACTCGCCCATTGCAGATTCCGTCATGACCACCGCATCAAAACGCTCCAGCACGTTGCGCAAGTCGGCCAGTTCGGCATCGGGTGCAAAGGTGACTTGCAGGATCACGGAAGCCACTGCCGTCGGCGACGCACTGGTTGCCATTCGGAACCGAGGCTCCAGCAGCTGCGGACCCAGCAGGACGCCGACCACCAGTGCGGCACCCATGAACATGGCAGCAGCTTGCAGCATCCAGCGACGGTCACCGTGACGATTGTCGTTCGCAACGCGCTGCTGCAAGGCATCCCAGGCATCGCTCTCCGACAGGACATCATCGCGAGGGGCCGGATCGACGGGATGCAGGGCCTGGCGCAAGGAAGCAAGCCGGTCCGCTTCGCCAAGGCAGCTTGCGCAGTTTTCGAGGTGGTGACGAATCTCGGCTGCACGGGCATCGTCAAGACTCCCGTTGACGAACCAGGGAAGATCCATGTCGACCGTTTCACATGTGTTTGCCAAATCTGTTGTCATCTCACTCCCTCCCGGAATCATCCGCAGAGCTGGTCGTCGAGCCGGACTGCATATCGGGACTCGCCGTGGCCGGCAGGATCTCGCGCAACTTTCGGCGCGCATGGAACATCCTGGTCTTGACCGTGCTTTCAGGGCAGTCCATCACCTGCGCGATGTCACGCACCGACAAGCCTTCCATGAACGTCAGTTCGAGTACCTGGCGCTGCTCTGACGGCAGCATCGCCAGCCCGACTGCAATCCATTGCTTGAGTTCTGCCAAGGTGCCGGTATCGAGCGCCGGGTCAACCAGGGTTTCCAGCGGCGTCTCGGCAAGACGTCCCGCCTGGCGGCGACGGCGTTCGCAGAGCTTCAGGGCCTTGTTGCGGGCAATGCCGAAGATCCAGGTCGAAACCCGCGACTTGCCGGTGAACTGGCGGGCTTTCTTCCAGACAACCAGGAGTGTCTCGTTGACAGCCTCGTCCAGGTCTGCCGGCGCGCAACCAAGGGTCGTCAGGAAGCGATGCAGGCGTGGTCGGTAGATCGCATGGAGCTGCTTCAAGGCAGCCTGATCCTCCGCCACCAGGCGCTCGACCAGGATTCGTTCAGCTTGTTCTGCCTTGCTCTTCATGCCAGTGCCATCACGTCCTTGCAGCCAGCGCGCCATCGCAGCTTGCCACCCGTCTATCCCGGCTGGCGGCTCCAAGGTTCAATGGCCGCTGAAATTTCATGGCAAGGAAAACGAGCGACCGACACTGAAGCCGACAGATGTGCGATCGACCAGGGGATAGAACTCCCTCGCAGCATCTTCGACCTGCGAGATTCGAAGCTGCCAGTCGAGACCTTGCCAGCGCGACGCAAGCACCAGGCTGAGGTAGGCATGACTGGGAGGAATTCCGCTGGGATCGGCATGCCCTGCTGCCAGCGACAGCAGCAGGTCGGCCGTGAGTTCCCAATGCCGGGCAATGGCCAGGCGATCGATATCGTAGAGAATGAAGCGATCCAGTGGCGCGTAGTAGAGCGGGCGGTCGCGCTCCGTGCCGATCTCGACCTGCCATGGGCCGAAGCCGTAGTTCGCGGCCAGGCCGCGATAATCGGCCCGACGATCGGGCCCGTAGCTGTCACCGGACTGCGACCAGCGATAGTCCTGCAGTTCAAGCGCAAAGGTGTGGGGACCACGTGGCCAGCGAAAACCCAGCGCGGAGCTCAGGGCCCGGGTTGTCACTGCCGGGTAGCTCCGGCCATCCCCCGCGCCCACCAGGAATTCGCTGGCAACGTACCAGCCATCCCTGTGTGCAAATCGCAACGCGGCTGCAGCAAAGCCGTTATCACCGAGGTAATCGATGCCATCGATACTGCGATTCACGCCAGCCTCGAGGCGCAACGCGAGCGGTGCTGGTGCATAGCCCGGCTCGAATTCGCTCGGCTCCGGCAGGGCCGTGGTCAGCAGCAACAGTGTCAGCTCGGCAAGCACTTCAAACCCCTGGATGTCAGCATGCACCCCTACTCTAGACGCATGTAGCAACGCTGTCAGGCACACGGCTTGAGGTACACATGATTTGGAGCGATCATGCCCGACCATACCGACTTGCTTACCTGAGGAAGCCCGCTGTTATGGATGCCATCATTTCGGTCACGGATTTGCAGAAAACCTACGCCGGCGGCTTCCAGGCCCTCAGGAACATCAACCTGGACATACGACGAGGCGAGATCTTTGCCTTGCTGGGTCCGAACGGCGCCGGCAAGACCACCTTGATCAGCACCATATGCGGCATCGTCATGCCGAGCGCCGGCACCATTACCGCCGATGGCCACGATGTGATTGATGACTATCGGGCAGCGCGCTCCATCATCGGCCTGGTCCCGCAGGAACTGGCCACCAACCTGTTCGAAAGCGTCTGGGCCACGGTCAGCTTCAGCCGCGGCATGTTCGGCAAGCCGAAGAACCCCGCACTGGTCGAGAAGATCCTCAGGGACCTGTCGCTGTGGGACAAGCGCGGCGAGAAGATCATGAACCTGTCCGGCGGCATGAAACGCCGCGTCATGATCGCCAAGGCGCTGTCGCACGAACCTGACATCCTGTTCCTGGACGAACCGACAGCCGGGGTCGATGTCGAGCTCCGCCGTGACATGTGGGACATGGTGCGCGGCCTGCGCGACAAGGGTGTGACCATCATCCTGACAACGCACTACATCGAAGAAGCCGAGGAAATGGCGGATCGCATTGGCGTGATCAACC
The Gammaproteobacteria bacterium genome window above contains:
- a CDS encoding ABC transporter ATP-binding protein, with translation MDAIISVTDLQKTYAGGFQALRNINLDIRRGEIFALLGPNGAGKTTLISTICGIVMPSAGTITADGHDVIDDYRAARSIIGLVPQELATNLFESVWATVSFSRGMFGKPKNPALVEKILRDLSLWDKRGEKIMNLSGGMKRRVMIAKALSHEPDILFLDEPTAGVDVELRRDMWDMVRGLRDKGVTIILTTHYIEEAEEMADRIGVINHGEIILVEEKNALMSQLGKKQLTLSLQEAIAAVPPALADLPVELADDGHALVFTFDSARDETGIIDLLRKLDQLGIEYNDLHTSQSSLEDIFVNLVRKPQ
- a CDS encoding RNA polymerase sigma factor yields the protein MARWLQGRDGTGMKSKAEQAERILVERLVAEDQAALKQLHAIYRPRLHRFLTTLGCAPADLDEAVNETLLVVWKKARQFTGKSRVSTWIFGIARNKALKLCERRRRQAGRLAETPLETLVDPALDTGTLAELKQWIAVGLAMLPSEQRQVLELTFMEGLSVRDIAQVMDCPESTVKTRMFHARRKLREILPATASPDMQSGSTTSSADDSGRE
- a CDS encoding zf-HC2 domain-containing protein, whose amino-acid sequence is MRAESCARSCRPRRVPICSPARRPALRMIPGGSEMTTDLANTCETVDMDLPWFVNGSLDDARAAEIRHHLENCASCLGEADRLASLRQALHPVDPAPRDDVLSESDAWDALQQRVANDNRHGDRRWMLQAAAMFMGAALVVGVLLGPQLLEPRFRMATSASPTAVASVILQVTFAPDAELADLRNVLERFDAVVMTESAMGESILLEIPLADRQEPQRLASELRQMPQVQAVEIREAAGDD